Within the Paenibacillus sp. AN1007 genome, the region TCCCCCAGGCTGCACGAATAGATTCAGCAATCGGATGATTGGAGTTCGCCTCAGCAATCGCTGCCAGCCTCATCAATTCTTCTTCCGTACGTCCGCCTTCGGGTTGAACAGATGTGACCTTGAAAACACCTTTGGTTAGTGTGCCCGTTTTGTCGAACACCACCACTTTAACATCATTTAAAGCTTCCAGGTAATTACTGCCTTTAACCAGAATGCCGTTCCGTGAAGCTGCGCCAATACCACCGAAGAAACCAAGCGGAATCGACACGACGAGTGCACAAGGACATGAGATAACTAGAAAGACGAGTGCACGATAGATCCAGTCGGCAAATGCTGCACCGCTAAAAAGAAGCGGAGGAACAAAGGCAATCAGAGCAGCGAGAATGACCACAATCGGTGTATAATACCGGGCAAATTTGCTGATGAAATGTTCTGTTTTTGCCTTCCGGCTGCTGGCATTCTGCACCAGGTCGAGAATTTTGGATACCGTTGATTCACCAAACGTTTTGGTAACCTCAATCGTTAACATGCCGTTTTTGTTCACGAAACCGCTGAGCACATCACTTCCAGGTTCCAGCTGTCTCGGCACGGACTCCCCTGTCAGCGCTGATGTGTCCACCATAGATCGGCCTGCCTTCACAATCCCGTCCAGCGGGACTCGTTCACCCGCTTTAACCATGATACGGTCGCCTATGCGGACCTCTTCTGGTGATACACGCCGAGTCTCGTCACCCGTACCCGTAAGAATATTCGCATAATCCGGGCGAATATCCATCAGGGACTGGATCGACTTGCGTGAGCGGTTAACCGCCATGCCCTGGAACAGCTCTCCGAGCTGATAGAACAGCATGACCGCAACTCCTTCGGGGTACTCCCCGATGGCAAAAGCACCGAGTGTAGCAACCGTCATCAGGAAGTATTCATCAAATACCTGTCCGCGAATGATGTTTTTGACCGCCTGAAGCACGATATCTCCACCTGCGATAAGATATGCCGCCACATAAAGGGCAAGCTGCGCCCAATCACCCAGTGGTGCCCAGACGGCTGCAGCAAGCAGCACAGAGCCAGCAGCCAGTCTGGCAAGCAGCACCTTCGTCTGCCCCGCACCATGTTCATGGGAATGGCCGGCATGAGCGTGACCGCTCTCCTCATGACTGTGCGCGTGGCTGTGGTTATGACCATGATCGTGTCCATGTTCATGAGTGTGTTCGTGACTATGTTCTTGAGCTTGGCTCTGATCATTGTGCCGATGTATGCCCGTGCTGTTCGTCACGGCTTCTTGTGCACCGCCCTTATCCGAGATACGGATATGCGGTTCCAGGCGGAGCACCTTACGTTTGGCTTCTTCCACCACCTGCTCATCCATATCGGATGTGGTGTACATAGATAACGTCTTGGTCACAAAATTAACGGAGCATTCATTAATGCCTTTAATTTTGCTCACACCATTTTCAATTTTCAGTGCACAGTTTGCACAATCCAGTCCATCCAGCAGCAGTTCCCTTTTCACCTGTTCCTGTCCGGTTCCCATGTGAATTCTCCCCTTTGCAGTCCGTCAAAAGTTGAACTAAAAGTGCTTATCCTTCCGAAAAGCTTTCAGCTCCGCTTTATCATTTTTTTCGTCTTCTCCACTTTGTGTGACAAATAATTTAACTCTTTAATATAAAGTTTATGTTTGATACAATACATGAGCAATCATTCATATATTCAATTAACCCTATTATATGCACCCCCAAACGGGAGTGTCAACATGAGTTGTTGATTTTGGATACAGAATATGCTAATAGTAATCATTTCGCTTTAGGCGTTTTTTGGATATAATAGAGCTATCAGTTGTTAAACATAGGCGGTGATAGGAATGGAACAACCGGTTAAAGCTCCACATGATTGCGATGATGCCTGCTCAGGTACGGAAGCCGATGTGCAAACCATTCGCACCTCACTCATAGATCGGGATACTTCTTCCGAGATGGCGGATTGGTTCAAAGCATTTAGTGATCCAACACGTCTACGTATTATTGATGCACTGTTACAGAAAGAATTATGTGTGCACGATCTGACCGTGCTGCTGGATATGGGCCAGTCAGCCATCTCCCATCAGCTGCGGTCACTCCGCAACATGAGGATTGTGAAGCGGCGTAAGGAAGGCAAGACGGTGTACTATTCCCTGGATGATGCTCACATTGAGCAAATTTTCCTGCAAACGCTCCAGCATATCAAACACGGCTAGGCATCATGCCTGCTGGTTTAAACCAACAGAACCCCCGCTTCTTGGCGTTATGCCAATGGGCGGGGGTTCTTGTTGTGTAAGGGAACTGTTTTAAGCAGCATGCTTATCTTGCTTTCTGATCTTGCTTCCCAACCTTACTCACCTTATTCACTACAATAATTTGTTTTTGTTTGGATCATACAGACCCGACTTGTCCTTGAACAGATTGAAAATATGAGACACGATCACTTTGAGTACTGCGTACCCCGGAACTGCCAGCAGGATACCCACCACCCCGAACAAATTGCCTGAAGTCAGAATGACAAAGATGATCGTAATTGGATGAATTTTAAGCGTTTTGCCCATGATCTGTGGGGAGATGAACTTGCCTTCGATCAGCTGTACAATCGTCCATACCGCAATCATCTTCAGCAGCATCACGGGCGAAGTTACCAGAGCCACGATCAGTGCAGGCGTGATGGCAATCGCAGGTCCCAGATACGGAACCACACTTGTAAAGGAAGCGATAATCGCAAGAATCAAAGCATAATCCAGACCGATGATCATATACCCGATGTAGAGCAGCACACCGATACAGAAGCTGACGATAATCTGTCCACGGATGAATGAGCTGATCTGGTGGTTGATATCATGCAGGACATGCATTGCACCGGTACGGCTTTTGATTGGTAGAAAAGACAAGATTTTCTCCGGCAGTTTCTTGCCGTCTTTGAGCAGATAGAACAGGATGAACGGAACGGTTACAATGGATAACACCGTCTCGGTAAACGCACCGAGGAATCCGCCAAGCTTCGTCCACGTGGAGTTGAGAATCTCGGTTGCTTTCTGGGAGATCGTGCCCCACCAGTCCTGCCAGTTCATGTTGATGGTCTCCTGTACCTGACTGAACAGCTGACTGCCTGTCAATTCCTCGAATTGATCCCTTACGGTTTCACTATAGGTAGGAAAATTGGCGATGAGTCCCATGATCTGGTTACGCAGCACAGGAATAACAGCCAGCACCACAACGGTCAGCACCCCGCCAATGGCGAGATAGAGAATGAGAATGCCCCAGCCTCGCTTGATTTTCCATCGTTCCATCACGTCCACAAGTGGATTGAGCAGGTAATAAAGTATGCCAGACAGAATGATTGGTAGTACAATCGTTTTGATCAACACCGCCAGCGGGTGGAATACAAACGATACTTTGGTCAGAACCATTATGTTCAGTCCAACCAGCAGTAGAATTAATAGAAACAGTACAAATTTATTATTCAGAAAAAAACGTTTGAATCGATCCGGCCAAACACGGGTTTGGTTCTCGGACTGCTGCTCAGGCTGCTCCATAGGCTTGTCGTCCTCTCTTATGTATCTCACTTCCGTATTTATCGGTTACGATGGGTAATACAGTAAGCTGCATCCCGCCTTTTCTGCCTGACGGGTACAATTCACTTGTACAAGCCAACATATGTACGATACTTCAGATTTATACGTATGGGCCGTTTGCCCGTTTCAAATTCGGCAAGTAAACTCATTTTACCCCAAAACGACTCCACTGCCCCACAACATTCTATTGAAAATTTTCCCACGCAAAAAACG harbors:
- a CDS encoding heavy metal translocating P-type ATPase; translation: MGTGQEQVKRELLLDGLDCANCALKIENGVSKIKGINECSVNFVTKTLSMYTTSDMDEQVVEEAKRKVLRLEPHIRISDKGGAQEAVTNSTGIHRHNDQSQAQEHSHEHTHEHGHDHGHNHSHAHSHEESGHAHAGHSHEHGAGQTKVLLARLAAGSVLLAAAVWAPLGDWAQLALYVAAYLIAGGDIVLQAVKNIIRGQVFDEYFLMTVATLGAFAIGEYPEGVAVMLFYQLGELFQGMAVNRSRKSIQSLMDIRPDYANILTGTGDETRRVSPEEVRIGDRIMVKAGERVPLDGIVKAGRSMVDTSALTGESVPRQLEPGSDVLSGFVNKNGMLTIEVTKTFGESTVSKILDLVQNASSRKAKTEHFISKFARYYTPIVVILAALIAFVPPLLFSGAAFADWIYRALVFLVISCPCALVVSIPLGFFGGIGAASRNGILVKGSNYLEALNDVKVVVFDKTGTLTKGVFKVTSVQPEGGRTEEELMRLAAIAEANSNHPIAESIRAAWGKDIPSQGVDGYDEAAGHGIKVNVNGQEVLAGNAKLMEQAGVMYTKPQTVGTVVHVAEAGQYIGHLIIADEVKEDAASAIQELKQLGIRKTVMLTGDAKAVGEAVARQLGVDEVYAELLPQDKVERLEQLEAAKFPKEKMIFVGDGINDTPVLARADVGVAMGGLGSDAAIEAADVVIMTDEPSRIASAIQIAKRTRRIVWQNIGFALGVKAVFLLLGVFGIATMWEAVFSDVGVTVLAVLNAMRVLRIKDV
- a CDS encoding metalloregulator ArsR/SmtB family transcription factor, which codes for MEQPVKAPHDCDDACSGTEADVQTIRTSLIDRDTSSEMADWFKAFSDPTRLRIIDALLQKELCVHDLTVLLDMGQSAISHQLRSLRNMRIVKRRKEGKTVYYSLDDAHIEQIFLQTLQHIKHG
- a CDS encoding AI-2E family transporter produces the protein MEQPEQQSENQTRVWPDRFKRFFLNNKFVLFLLILLLVGLNIMVLTKVSFVFHPLAVLIKTIVLPIILSGILYYLLNPLVDVMERWKIKRGWGILILYLAIGGVLTVVVLAVIPVLRNQIMGLIANFPTYSETVRDQFEELTGSQLFSQVQETINMNWQDWWGTISQKATEILNSTWTKLGGFLGAFTETVLSIVTVPFILFYLLKDGKKLPEKILSFLPIKSRTGAMHVLHDINHQISSFIRGQIIVSFCIGVLLYIGYMIIGLDYALILAIIASFTSVVPYLGPAIAITPALIVALVTSPVMLLKMIAVWTIVQLIEGKFISPQIMGKTLKIHPITIIFVILTSGNLFGVVGILLAVPGYAVLKVIVSHIFNLFKDKSGLYDPNKNKLL